From Camelina sativa cultivar DH55 chromosome 5, Cs, whole genome shotgun sequence:
TCGCCTAAAAAAAAAGGTGCTCTAGAAGATTTGtgttttcataactcagtttgcttttgttttcaacttttgtAATCCAATGACTTTGCGTGGGTTATTTCTCCACTaattcttttatctttcttaaCACAAATCTCATCATCTAAACCAAGTACACTAAAGCCACAACATAAAATGAAACCTTCCTTCTCGGCCAGAGACTTCGGGTTTAAACGGTGAGTTAATCTACGCGTCAACAGATGCGCGTGGAGTTCAGACCAAATCTCACGTCGTACCATTCCCATCAAGGTCCACCACCACTGCCCCCATTAGCATCTCCACCGTACAAAGCTCCGATTAGATTCACCGAATCACACAATCTTAAAAATCCTTCCTTTCGTGATGCGGAGGATTCCGTTATCGTAAAAATTTGTCCTTTATACAATCTTCTTTTAGGGTTTCGGACTTCAATGGCGCCTTTTGTTGAGGTCTGTAGGTATAAGCCTACACCGCTCTCGTTAAGCTCTCTCTGTACATGTCCTTGCCGTTCCTCTCCAAGAAAATCTCTAACTCTTCCCCACTTCTCCGAAAAGTATTCGAATTTGGGTCTCGTCGAATCCAAAGCATTGTCTCTTTCTCGCTTTAGTCGTATTCCTGTTAACCGGCGTGTTATCATCACGGCCGTTGCTCGAgctgaatcaaatcaaattggtAATGATGGCAACTCAAAGGAGGTAACTTTATTCCTCTTTCTTACTTTCTTCAATCTGTTAATTTCAGCTTAGTTGTAAAATACTTCGATGATGTAAAGATTTGTGCTTTTGGATTAGTATGAAAGGCTGAGAAACTTATCATGGCATTGCTGCAACTACTCCCATCTGTTTAGGAACACAGCAGAGATCAAGAAGAATTGGAAGTTATTGAAGAAGATTCGAGTGTAGATGATCAGAAGCAGAAATCTAGAAGCCAGTTTAAGAAGAGAGTAATTTTTGGTCTAGGAATTGGCTTATCTGTAGGAGGTATTGTATTAGCTGGAGGATGGGTTTTCACAACAGCATTAGCAGCTGCGGTTCTTCTAAGTGCTCGAGAATACTTCGAACTAGTGAGAAGTAAAGGAATTGCTCAAGGAATGACACCTCCTCCACGATATCTTTCTAGAGTCTGCTCGGTTATATGTGCCCTTATGCCTATACTTACATTGTGAGTTAGTTTCAGTCAGtcaaaaaactttaaaagctTTGGGATTCTTTCTCTTATTCtgatgaaaatgttgttttttataGGTATTTTGGTCATATAGATATCTCGGTGACATCCGCAGCATTTGTTGTTGCAATGGCGTTGTTGTTACAGAGAGGAAACCCTCGTTTTTCTCAGCTGAGTAGTACGATGTTTGGGCTGTTTTACTGTGGATATCTTCCTTGTTTCTGGGTTAAGCTACGCTGTGGTCTTACTGCTCCTGTTCTTAACACTGGCAAGCACTCCattcctttattattattatgatccTTCTTAGCTCTGCTGATACATAAAGTAGTAATCAAAGACTAAGTCTCCTGAGCAGTTTAATTTCTTATAGGAATTGGAAGAAGCTGGCCAATTATTCTCGGTGGTCAAGCACATTGGACAGTTGGACTTGTTGCTATATTGATTTCATTCTGCGGTATAATTGCCTCAGACACGTTTGCTTTTCTCGGTGGCAAGGTATGTCTCTAATGAAGATCATATCTAAGTCAAATTAAGGATGAGTACTATTCAGTGTATTCGTTTTGTCAAATTAAGGATGAGTCCTATTCAGTGTATTCGATAAAAAGAAGTACAAATTTAGTATATTGTCGACCTTCCAGTGCATTTATATAGTCTTGCAATAGTTTCTTCCGCCTGAAGTTAATGAACTAAAATTGCAGGCATTTGGTAAAACTCCTCTTATTAGCATTAGTCCAAAGAAGACATGGGAAGGAGCTCTTGCAGGACTTGTTGGTTGTATTTCCATTACCATTCTACTGTCCAAATCTTTGTCTTGGCCTCAATCTCTTGTCAGGTACTCAAATCCGATCGAATTCCCAAAGCCTTGTTGAATCATAATGTTTGTCTTTATTCTCTGACTGGTTCTCTATTTAAACAGCATTATAGCTTTTGGAGTTCTTAACTTCTTCGGATCGGTCTTTGGTGACTTAACTGAGTCAATGATCAAACGTGACGCGGGTGTCAAAGACTCCGGCTCACTCATCCCTGGACACGGTAATAATATGATAAATCAGACAGGGTTGATAGTCTATCAATGCTTCCTCTCTAACCGATCTTATGTAATTGCAGGTGGAATATTAGACAGGGTTGATAGTTACATATTCACTGGTGCATTAGCCTACTCGTTCGTAAGACTTCATGGAGTTTGATTCTGTGGTGTTAATCCATATCCCCAAGAAACTCACTATAGCTTCAAGAATACTTACAAAACCGGTGCTACTTTTTCCCTCTACGAACGAGAGTGAAGTTCAAAAGAAGAGTACAGCAATATGGCTGCAGAAATTTCTGAGATTACCCTCcggtttgttgtttgattgaaCCGGTATGCAATTTTTGCTTCCATGGGAGTAAGTAACTGGTTCCATCATTCGGCCCGTTGATTTTGTGTTGTCTGACTGGTTGGTTAATGAAACGGCGGCGTATGCAATTGatttacttttcaaaaaattgttttccagatggattgaagaaagaaagaaaaagactaaTGTCATGTGGGGATGTTAATGAATGCGTTGTTCCCAAGCAGACTTTTTTAGAGAggtctttaaaaaaataaaatctgaatgaaaaaaggaaactaTATATACTAATCAAAATTCAATGATAAAGAGgcaaaaattaagaaatgatTGGGAAGAGGCAAAAGACATGGGTGGATTTCGTATCCAATCCTACAATAAAGAATGTTACTTTCACAATTTCACTGCAGAATCTTACTCAAGTGGTTTTGATTAAATTAAGAATAAATTTGGTAACATTTGTGATTATATATCAATCTAAGCCGAGGTACCATGTGATTGACTACACGGACAAATCTCGTATTACGCAATCTCTTTGCAATTTCTAAAAGTCTTTTAACATCGTTTACGACATTAACCCAAAACACACAAGTTAATAATGTATTATCTAGTGAATGATATAAAATGTAAAACCGTATTTATCATTTCGACAGCAATATAAaagtggagaaaaaaaagactaacaaaaggatttatatatatcatttgattGGTTAACATCACAATCAAAGACTAAAAGAACacattaaaacataattataaataacccaaattaaaaaagctaaaaaaacgaaatttaaaaaacctttttattaaaatattttctcttttaacgTTTCCAAGCTGAGACAGCAACAAGTTCTTTCCTCTGCCAACACAAGACAAGTGAAGACAACGACGACTGTCTCTTCTCCAAGTGAAACCCTCTCATCGGATTCCTCTGCAACAAATACTCCGCTTGTGTCTCCGCAGTCTGACTCAGCATCACCGGAGAAAATCCACATTGTCCAAATAAACTTCTCCACGGCGGCGTTCTCTCCATCCAACAACGGTAACGATTCGTCAACAGTTTCTGTATAGACGGCTGCACGCAAAACCTCTCGACCCTCGTAGCAGCTTCCGCATTACTCGAGTCCAGTGACTCGAGCAGAGTCGTGTAGTACTGAAGCGCGTTAATCACACCGTTAGGGAACGGTGCGTCGTTGTTACGGTCGCATGTTCTGTCTGAGCAAACGACAACGTTTGGAGAGATTTGTTTCAAGAAACGAAGGATCAACGGGAGGTAACCGGAGACGACGGAGCTGATTGGAAGATTCACAGCGATTGCTTCTTTCTCCGATGATCGGAACAGAGAGAGTGGCCAATAAGTTGGATTCAAGAGAATCTCCAAGTTCAAAAGCTCGATTTCGAAGGAGACACCTGACTCTGCCGCGAAGCTTCTGAGATTCTCTTCTGTGAACCGGAGCTCGAACTCGTCGGAGACAGTTGAAGGAGAAGCAAAAGCTGTGATCTTTAGCGACGGAGGCGATGAAGAagatctgtttctttttccGGAGAGTTCTTGAATCAGAGAAGCCCATTGACCTCCGTAACCGATATCGAAATCGACAATGTGGATACGATCAGACCCTTGTAAGGACTCGAGAATGGTTTGGTTTGCAGTGAAGTTGACGAATTGAAGAAACGGTGACGTTTCTGAGAAAGCTCTGTAAGCTGCGATTCGAAAGATTAGGTTTTGAGGAGGAGAGAGTGACGGTTGTGATGATGAGTCTTGAAGGAGAGAGTGAAGAGCTTCGGTTATATACGAAGCTGCTCTATGAAGCGGAGGTTTAGGGTTGTTGTTAGTGTCGTCGTCGTTAAGGTTGTGATTGAGCCGCGCCAATATCCCTTGCGCGAGGATGGGATTGGGATTGTTATCTCCGCCGCCGTTTGTGGTTGTTCCGATTAGCTCCACCGCCGCGGAGAATAGCTGGTCGATGATTAACGTTGACTGGTCGTGTTCGTCTTCACCGGCTAACTTGGGCGGAGTGAGAAACGGGTCGTGAGATTCGTGACCCGGATCCGAGAACTGGAAAGCCCACTGTTGAGATCCGGGTTGACCCGAATTGAGACGTTtagccggaggaggaggaggagacgacgGAGGATCCGAGAAAAAATCAGGACTTGGGTTAATCAGAATCTCAGGGTTCGTTGCGTCGTGAAAAGGGAAGCCGTAGCCGCCAAAGAGTGGATTAGGGTTATCGATAACCGGGTCGGATCCAGAACCGGTGTCGAAACCAACAAACTCAGAACCCGGATCCACAACATCACCACCACCAGACATGATTAACCTAAGAATACTCTCTTCTTGTCCAGGAGAGCCACCGGAGAGAACACCATCGAGATCCTCGAAACCCATCGGGTCGCATTTCTCATCGGCGCCGGAAAagtcagcagcagcagcagcagcgcCGCCGCTGGGACCACCGTGAGAGGAAGACAGCGTGGTggttgaagaagagacgaaAGGGCTTGGACTTCTAACAGAGTCTAAAACAGACGTCGGCTCCGAGAAACCACCATTGTTAACAACAAAGCAGAGATCTTCTTCAACTACAACTTGTCTTCCATGGAGGAGCTTCTCTGAATCTAAAAAACCTAGAAACCCCTTCCCTTGAAATTGCTCAAAGGGTAGGGGCATGACCAATCTTTTGAAAGAGtgagagaacaaaaaagaaaccctagatctcacaacgaagaagatgaaagctTGAAACTGAAATTGGCGCCcacattatataatatatatctctctcaCTCGGGGTTGGGTGTTGTTAATAACAATCTTTCGTCTCTTTGCTTTTGTATATTGACTCTGGCTGCTGCTTGCAAGAACGTTCCAAAGTGATCTTCttcatccaaaaaaataaaaa
This genomic window contains:
- the LOC104788340 gene encoding phosphatidate cytidylyltransferase 5, chloroplastic, whose protein sequence is MAPFVEVCRYKPTPLSLSSLCTCPCRSSPRKSLTLPHFSEKYSNLGLVESKALSLSRFSRIPVNRRVIITAVARAESNQIGNDGNSKEEHSRDQEELEVIEEDSSVDDQKQKSRSQFKKRVIFGLGIGLSVGGIVLAGGWVFTTALAAAVLLSAREYFELVRSKGIAQGMTPPPRYLSRVCSVICALMPILTLYFGHIDISVTSAAFVVAMALLLQRGNPRFSQLSSTMFGLFYCGYLPCFWVKLRCGLTAPVLNTGIGRSWPIILGGQAHWTVGLVAILISFCGIIASDTFAFLGGKAFGKTPLISISPKKTWEGALAGLVGCISITILLSKSLSWPQSLVSIIAFGVLNFFGSVFGDLTESMIKRDAGVKDSGSLIPGHGGILDRVDSYIFTGALAYSFVRLHGV
- the LOC104788341 gene encoding scarecrow-like protein 22, which gives rise to MPLPFEQFQGKGFLGFLDSEKLLHGRQVVVEEDLCFVVNNGGFSEPTSVLDSVRSPSPFVSSSTTTLSSSHGGPSGGAAAAAADFSGADEKCDPMGFEDLDGVLSGGSPGQEESILRLIMSGGGDVVDPGSEFVGFDTGSGSDPVIDNPNPLFGGYGFPFHDATNPEILINPSPDFFSDPPSSPPPPPAKRLNSGQPGSQQWAFQFSDPGHESHDPFLTPPKLAGEDEHDQSTLIIDQLFSAAVELIGTTTNGGGDNNPNPILAQGILARLNHNLNDDDTNNNPKPPLHRAASYITEALHSLLQDSSSQPSLSPPQNLIFRIAAYRAFSETSPFLQFVNFTANQTILESLQGSDRIHIVDFDIGYGGQWASLIQELSGKRNRSSSSPPSLKITAFASPSTVSDEFELRFTEENLRSFAAESGVSFEIELLNLEILLNPTYWPLSLFRSSEKEAIAVNLPISSVVSGYLPLILRFLKQISPNVVVCSDRTCDRNNDAPFPNGVINALQYYTTLLESLDSSNAEAATRVERFCVQPSIQKLLTNRYRCWMERTPPWRSLFGQCGFSPVMLSQTAETQAEYLLQRNPMRGFHLEKRQSSLSSLVLCWQRKELVAVSAWKR